The proteins below come from a single Chrysoperla carnea chromosome 1, inChrCarn1.1, whole genome shotgun sequence genomic window:
- the LOC123305145 gene encoding lysosomal thioesterase PPT2 homolog — translation MKYIYLILLNYICICVSYKPVVLIHGVLTGNVSMGIIAARIKEKHPGTVIYNTERFAGWSSVEPMWRQVLEIGADVINISNSNPNGIHLLGYSQGGLLARAILETFPEHNVHNFISLSSPQGGQFGTAFLHLFFPDLVCKTAYELFYSRVGQRTSVGNYWNDPHKQKLYFKYSVFLPFINNLIASNRSESFKKGIVKLKKMVLIGGPDDGVITPWQSSHFGYYGKNETVIDYKDQLIYKHDTFGLKTLDKSRRLVVHEVPGVTHFDWHINVDIVDKYILPYLD, via the exons atgaagtacatttatttgattttattaaattatatttgcatTTGTGTGTCTTATAAACCAGTAGTATTAATTCATGGTGTTTTAACGGGTAATGTAAGCATGGGCATTATCGCCGCAAGGATCAAAGAG AAACACCCGGGAACTGTTATTTACAATACAGAACGATTTGCTGGTTGGTCAAGTGTAGAGCCGATGTGGCGGCAAGTACTCGAAATTGGTGctgatgtaattaatataagTAACTCAAATCCTAATGGAATACATTTACTAG GGTATTCACAAGGAGGGCTCCTCGCTCGTGCCATTCTGGAAACTTTTCCTGAACataatgtacataattttatatcattaagTTCCCCACAAGGAGGGCAATTTGGAA CtgcatttttacatttgttttttccCGACCTAGTGTGTAAAACTGcgtatgaattattttattccaGAGTCGGTCAGCGTACATCTGTTGGTAATTATTGGAATGATccacataaacaaaaattatattttaaatatagtgtttttttaccatttattaataatttaattgcatCAAACCGCAGTGAATCATTCAAAAAGGGTAtcgttaaattgaaaaaaatggtgCTAATTGGTGGTCCTGATGATGGTGTTATTACACCATGGCAATCTAG TCATTTTGGATATTATGGCAAAAACGAGACTGTTATTGATTATAAAGAtcaattaatttacaaacatgACACATTCGGCTTAAAAACTTTAGATAAGAGTCGGCGTTTAGTTGTACATGAAGTACCTGGTGTCACCCATTTTGATTGGCATATCAACGTGGATATCGTCGATAAATATATACTTCCATACTTAGATTAA